Proteins found in one Triticum aestivum cultivar Chinese Spring chromosome 4D, IWGSC CS RefSeq v2.1, whole genome shotgun sequence genomic segment:
- the LOC123096571 gene encoding indole-3-acetate beta-glucosyltransferase-like encodes MSKANVLLVPYPCQSHINPMLQFAKRLASKGVPAALIVTRFIARTVRFYAGPVRVESISDGHDEGGLPSAASVDEYVERLESNGSASLAALIEEGHFTHVVYDSFMHWVARTARGLGLSAVPFSTQSCAASAVYYYVNSGLLDAPPPGDAGGRSEPFAGLPGLERWEFPSFVFHDASYPALTAPALAQFADRDAGDWVLVNSFDELEFEVLDGLKHHFKARAIGPCVPLPAVDDSVDVDCFTYGANLLSPEDTCIKWLDAKSPRSVVYVSFGSNASIGAAQMEELARGLLATGKPFLWVVRAGEEAQLPRHLLDAATASGDALVVRWSPQLDILAHRAVGCFVTHCGWNSTLEALGFGVPMVALPLWTDQPINARFIEEAWGAGVRARRDASAGVFPRGEIEQCVRAVMEDEDGRAASARAAARRLRDAARAAVAPGGSSDQNLEEFVNYLRASAGEK; translated from the exons ATGTCCAAGGCCAACGTCCTGCTCGTGCCCTACCCGTGCCAAAGCCACATAAACCCCATGCTACAGTTCGCCAAGAGGCTGGCGTCCAAGGGCGTGCCCGCCGCCCTCATcgtcacccgcttcatcgccagaACTGTCCGGTTCTACGCAGGCCCGGTGCGCGTCGAGTCCATCTCCGATGGCCACGACGAAGGCGGCCTCCCGTCAGCGGCGAGCGTCGACGAGTATGTGGAGAGGCTGGAGTCCAATGGGTCGGCGTCCCTGGCCGCGCTCATCGAGGAAGGCCACTTCACGCACGTGGTGTACGACTCGTTCATGCACTGGGTGGCgcgcacggcgcgggggctgggtCTGTCGGCCGTCCCCTTCTCCACCCAGTCGTGCGCGGCGAGCGCCGTGTATTACTACGTCAACTCCGGGCTGCTAGATGCGCCGCCGCCGGGAGACGCGGGGGGCAGGAGCGAGCCGTTCGCCGGGTTGCCGGGGCTGGAGAGGTGGGAGTTCCCATCCTTCGTGTTCCACGACGCGTCGTACCCGGCGCTCACCGCCCCCGCGCTCGCCCAGTTCGCTGATCGGGACGCGGGTGACTGGGTTCTCGTCAACTCGTTCGATGAGTTGGAGTTCGAG GTTCTGGATGGGCTGAAGCACCACTTCAAGGCCCGAGCCATCGGGCCGTGCGTTCCTCTGCCGGCCGTCGATGATTCCGTCGACGTCGACTGCTTTACCTATGGCGCCAACCTCCTCAGCCCGGAGGACACCTGCATCAAGTGGCTGGACGCCAAGTCCCCCCGCTCCGTCGTCTACGTCTCCTTCGGCAGCAATGCGTCCATCGGCGCCGCCCAGATGGAGGAGCTGGCTCGcggcctcctcgccaccggcaagcCGTTCCTGTGGGTCGTCAGGGCCGGCGAGGAGGcgcagctcccgcgccacctcctggacgcggcgacggcgtcgggcgacgCGCTCGTCGTGCGCTGGAGCCCGCAGCTGGACATCCTGGCGCACCGCGCCGTGGGCTGCTTCGTCacgcactgcgggtggaactcCACGCTGGAGGCGCTCGGCTTCGGTGTGCCGATGGTGGCGCTGCCACTGTGGACCGACCAGCCGATCAACGCTCGCTTCATCGAGGAGGCGTGGGGCGCCGGCGTGCGcgcgcgccgcgacgcgtccgcggggGTGTTCCCGCGCGGCGAGATCGAGCAGTGCGTGCGCGCCGTCATGGAAGACGAGGACGGCAGGGCGGCTTCCGCCCGCGCGGCGGCACGGCGTCTGAGAGAC GCTGCGCGCGCCGCGGTCGCGCCCGGCGGCAGCTCCGACCAGAACCTGGAGGAGTTCGTGAACTATCTGCGGGCTAGCGCCGGGGAGAAGTGA